A genome region from Anastrepha obliqua isolate idAnaObli1 chromosome 4, idAnaObli1_1.0, whole genome shotgun sequence includes the following:
- the LOC129245177 gene encoding uncharacterized protein LOC129245177 has product MKPNRKDSVAQVLAKTTTATTNGRTTVDAAVVTVEAETQKHDEQRYGLIENVSLIGWMGIIVSTTMLLCTGLTMQWSHEFHRYFAYALRKSFEMELTRVMLRQVIMAINTGVYFLSAVNVLMNMFLLIGVAKLNYKLMLPWLLFHGILFGLFVHVAIYVSISSLLVNCRVFVILLASFTVILMIFYKISYEVFTLCKNLRKDSLAGANKPMLMSDQKKRNGYVVLESEV; this is encoded by the exons ATGAAGCCGAATCGGAAGGACTCCGTGGCACAAGTGCTCgccaaaacaacaacagcaacaacaaacggcCGAACAACCGTCGATGCAGCTGTCGTTACAGTCGAAGCCGAAACGCAAAAGCACGATGAGCAACGCTACGGTTTAATCGAAAATGTCTCGCTTATCGGCTGGATGGGCATAATCGTGTCCACAACAATGTTGCTTTGCACAGGACTGACGATGCAATGGAGCCATGAATTCCATCGCTACTTTGCCTACGCGCTACGTAAATCCTTCGAAATGGAACTGACGCGTGTAATGTTGCGACAGG TTATAATGGCTATCAACACTGGCGTTTATTTTCTCTCAGCCGTCAATGTGCTCATGAATATGTTCCTGCTCATTGGCGTCGCGAAG CTCAACTACAAGCTCATGCTGCCCTGGCTGCTATTTCATGGCATTCTTTTCGGACTCTTCGTTCATGTGGCCATTTACGTGAGCATCTCTAGCCTGCTGGTGAACTGCCGGGTATTCGTTATACTACTCGCTTCATTCACAGTGATTTTAA TGATTTTCTACAAGATATCCTACGAAGTTTTCACACTGTGCAAGAACTTGCGCAAAGACAGTTTGGCTGGAGCAAACAAGCCAATGTTGATGAGtgatcaaaaaaaaagaaatggttATGTGGTCTTGGAGTCAGAGGTCTAG